One window of the Labilibaculum sp. genome contains the following:
- a CDS encoding CsgG/HfaB family protein: MFKCIRHYYSILILLPLINGCVPYFNQPLSEQRAEIGAETPARKSLVGLPEPKEKMVAAVYKFRDQTGQYKPSDNGANWSTAVTQGTTSILLKAIEESGWFIPIEREGLSNLLNERKIIRSSRANYAGQNESSQLLPPLLFAGLVLEGGVISYDANVLTGGAGLKYFGAGASGQYRQDRVTVYLRAISTSNGRILKTVYTSKMILSQKLDASIFRYVKFKRLLEAEVGFTYNEPSEMAVKEAIEKAVESLIIEGVIEGLWDLKNPEDVNSDVITKYVEGKEDNQGADFFDQLVTPRRRKFGLGFNGGSWLYMGDYKHTEMEAMAGVSLLYDTQTALQFGLNFSRGDLATTNYFQRTYNSLDITAKYRLLPYKDWTPYIEGGLGVFSEHEKSIYTIDLSNSIYTQALYGVGVEFLFNDRIGLNLSVLNHYIFNDNIDGLKQGNFNDYFWEGKIGLNFYFDKIWDRNKKKKNRKEKIQKKVESQSTSTE, from the coding sequence ATGTTTAAATGTATACGCCACTACTATAGTATTTTAATTTTACTGCCTCTCATCAATGGATGTGTTCCATATTTTAATCAGCCTTTAAGTGAACAAAGAGCAGAAATTGGAGCCGAAACGCCAGCAAGGAAAAGTTTGGTTGGCTTACCTGAGCCAAAAGAAAAGATGGTTGCTGCAGTGTATAAATTTCGCGATCAGACCGGGCAATACAAACCTTCAGATAATGGAGCCAATTGGTCGACTGCGGTTACTCAGGGAACCACATCAATACTCTTAAAAGCAATTGAAGAATCGGGTTGGTTTATTCCTATTGAAAGAGAAGGTTTATCTAATTTATTGAATGAAAGGAAAATTATACGATCAAGCCGTGCAAATTATGCCGGTCAGAATGAAAGTTCTCAATTATTGCCACCTCTTTTGTTTGCCGGGTTGGTATTGGAAGGTGGTGTTATTAGTTACGATGCCAATGTTCTGACTGGTGGTGCTGGATTAAAGTATTTTGGTGCTGGTGCTTCTGGTCAATATCGGCAAGATAGGGTAACAGTTTATCTTCGGGCTATTTCTACAAGTAATGGTCGAATTCTAAAGACTGTGTATACTTCAAAAATGATTCTTTCTCAAAAATTGGATGCTAGTATTTTTCGATATGTTAAGTTCAAACGTCTGCTTGAGGCTGAGGTTGGTTTCACCTATAATGAACCATCTGAAATGGCTGTGAAAGAAGCAATAGAGAAAGCTGTAGAGTCATTAATTATTGAAGGAGTAATTGAAGGTCTTTGGGATTTGAAGAATCCGGAAGATGTTAATTCAGATGTAATAACAAAATATGTTGAAGGGAAAGAGGATAATCAGGGAGCTGATTTCTTTGATCAGTTAGTTACCCCACGTCGCCGTAAATTTGGTTTAGGTTTTAATGGCGGATCATGGTTGTATATGGGAGATTATAAGCACACAGAGATGGAAGCAATGGCTGGTGTGTCTTTATTGTACGATACTCAAACAGCATTGCAGTTTGGACTTAATTTTAGCCGGGGAGATCTTGCAACAACAAATTATTTTCAAAGAACTTATAATTCTCTGGATATAACGGCTAAATATCGTTTATTACCTTATAAAGATTGGACTCCGTATATTGAAGGTGGCTTGGGTGTTTTTTCGGAACATGAAAAATCTATCTATACTATAGATCTTTCAAATTCCATATATACTCAGGCATTATATGGAGTTGGGGTGGAATTTTTATTTAATGATCGTATTGGCTTGAATTTGTCTGTATTGAATCATTATATATTCAATGACAATATAGATGGATTGAAACAAGGAAATTTTAATGATTATTTTTGGGAAGGGAAAATCGGCTTGAATTTCTATTTTGATAAGATTTGGGATAGAAATAAGAAGAAAAAAAACAGAAAAGAAAAAATACAAAAAAAAGTAGAAAGTCAGTCTACATCTACTGAATAA
- a CDS encoding curli assembly protein CsgF, producing MNIIKIVFVLSFLSLLFSTESMAQDFVYKPINSSFGGDQYNYNWLLNSATQQNRIEDPNADSALNNDPLDDFQDNLNRQILNQLSSKLVNSIFGDNNQLETGSYNLGNYKVDISEDASGVTVNVSDITNGNFTNIVIPSY from the coding sequence ATGAATATTATAAAAATAGTATTTGTTTTGTCTTTTCTGAGTTTGTTATTCTCAACAGAATCTATGGCTCAGGATTTTGTGTATAAACCAATAAATTCATCTTTTGGGGGTGATCAGTACAATTACAATTGGTTATTGAATTCTGCTACCCAGCAAAATAGAATTGAAGATCCAAATGCGGATAGTGCATTAAATAATGATCCGTTGGATGATTTTCAGGATAATCTGAACCGACAAATTTTGAATCAATTATCAAGTAAATTGGTTAACTCTATTTTTGGCGATAACAATCAACTTGAAACCGGTTCGTATAATCTTGGAAATTACAAGGTGGATATTTCCGAAGATGCCAGTGGTGTTACTGTGAATGTAAGTGATATCACAAACGGAAATTTTACAAATATTGTTATTCCCAGTTATTAA
- a CDS encoding CsgE family curli-type amyloid fiber assembly protein has translation MIIDFIEIQMRYFYRVLLLIFLFMFFVPLTETKGQETEDVSDSIKTLKILQQTLDDIVEKNTVYENVGSEMEVDGLVMDETITKVGRDFYDMFFSVWIAPQKAKNFTITIKEMVLPGLATQIIVLVNDNEVFKQRVQPRYEVLEQMSQYANQMAMQFLNNYEKMNAQLEDEDQQGTGMF, from the coding sequence ATGATCATTGATTTTATTGAAATTCAAATGAGATATTTTTATAGGGTTTTACTATTAATTTTTCTTTTTATGTTTTTTGTTCCTCTCACGGAAACGAAGGGGCAGGAAACAGAAGATGTGAGTGACTCAATAAAAACATTAAAAATACTTCAACAAACACTTGATGATATTGTCGAAAAAAATACGGTCTATGAAAATGTAGGTTCTGAAATGGAAGTTGATGGTTTGGTTATGGATGAAACAATTACCAAAGTAGGGCGTGATTTCTATGATATGTTTTTTTCCGTTTGGATCGCGCCTCAAAAAGCGAAAAATTTCACCATCACGATTAAAGAAATGGTTTTACCAGGCCTGGCAACTCAGATTATTGTTTTGGTAAATGATAATGAAGTATTTAAACAAAGAGTGCAGCCACGCTATGAAGTGTTGGAACAAATGTCCCAATATGCCAATCAAATGGCGATGCAATTTTTAAATAATTACGAAAAAATGAATGCCCAACTTGAGGATGAAGATCAACAGGGAACGGGAATGTTTTGA
- a CDS encoding PorP/SprF family type IX secretion system membrane protein, with protein sequence MVKWRFIYIVCCLFLTSLVKAQDVEFSQFYANRLYLNPAFAGSEYVPTLGMSYRNQWPQNNRPFVTYSASYDQFVDLMNGGLGILILQDNQGQGAIKTTTASGMYSYSLDINRNLSMNVGFKAGYIQRKLDWSSFVFSDMIDPLYGVIYPSREVQPSNLSKSYWDFSMGIIVNYKSIYFGGVIDHLSEPNEAFNSEQNAAVLPRKYTVHAGANISMGYSRGLMKSNYTISPNILYQRQLNFEQINYGMYLSRNNWVVGAWFRHNLSFDFDAFIFLIGYQTDKIRIGYSYDYVVSNLVKTNSGAHEISLSYLLGKAKSSCSGTHFLRKKRRIRAIRCPKF encoded by the coding sequence ATGGTAAAATGGAGGTTTATTTATATCGTTTGTTGTTTGTTTTTGACTTCATTGGTCAAGGCTCAGGACGTTGAGTTCTCTCAGTTTTACGCAAACCGGCTTTATCTTAATCCTGCCTTTGCAGGATCAGAGTATGTTCCAACTTTAGGAATGTCATATCGGAATCAATGGCCTCAGAATAATCGCCCTTTTGTTACTTATAGTGCTTCCTATGATCAATTTGTTGATTTGATGAATGGAGGACTGGGAATATTAATTCTTCAGGATAATCAGGGACAAGGAGCAATTAAAACAACCACAGCTTCCGGAATGTATTCATACTCCTTGGATATTAATCGAAATCTATCAATGAATGTTGGATTCAAGGCTGGTTATATTCAACGGAAATTGGATTGGAGTTCATTTGTGTTTTCAGATATGATAGATCCATTGTATGGAGTGATTTATCCTTCCAGAGAAGTTCAGCCAAGCAATTTGAGCAAATCGTACTGGGATTTTTCCATGGGCATCATCGTGAATTACAAAAGTATTTATTTTGGAGGTGTAATTGATCATCTATCAGAACCTAATGAAGCTTTTAATTCAGAACAAAATGCAGCGGTTTTACCTCGTAAATATACAGTACATGCAGGAGCAAATATTTCGATGGGATATTCTCGTGGTTTAATGAAGAGCAATTATACAATTTCGCCAAATATATTGTATCAACGGCAATTGAATTTTGAGCAAATAAATTACGGGATGTATTTATCCAGAAATAACTGGGTTGTTGGTGCTTGGTTTCGTCATAATCTTTCCTTCGATTTTGATGCATTCATTTTTTTGATTGGTTACCAAACTGATAAAATTAGAATTGGTTATTCCTATGATTATGTGGTGTCTAATTTGGTGAAAACAAATTCAGGAGCTCACGAGATATCACTTAGCTATTTATTGGGAAAGGCAAAATCTTCTTGTTCGGGAACTCATTTTTTAAGAAAGAAAAGAAGAATACGTGCTATTCGATGTCCTAAATTTTAA